A single genomic interval of Stenotrophomonas sp. ZAC14D1_NAIMI4_1 harbors:
- a CDS encoding VOC family protein yields the protein MTGTVNVVGLYVRDQDEALDFYVRILGFRVHTDVGSGEYRWLTVQAAGDEGFQLGLFKPGPPVHDTATAQALQQLVAKGAMPPLVLAVEDCRASHAQLLAKGVEFTQEPVERYGAVDAGFRDPSGNGWKMIERPAKERVAH from the coding sequence ATGACCGGTACCGTGAACGTGGTGGGCCTTTATGTGCGTGACCAGGACGAAGCACTCGATTTCTACGTCAGGATCCTGGGCTTCAGGGTGCATACCGATGTCGGCAGCGGTGAGTATCGTTGGCTTACCGTGCAGGCTGCAGGTGATGAGGGCTTCCAGCTCGGGTTGTTCAAGCCAGGGCCGCCGGTGCACGACACGGCGACCGCACAGGCATTGCAGCAATTGGTCGCCAAGGGCGCGATGCCGCCCCTGGTGCTGGCTGTCGAGGATTGCCGCGCCAGCCATGCGCAGCTGCTGGCCAAAGGCGTTGAATTCACCCAGGAGCCGGTCGAGCGCTACGGCGCGGTCGACGCTGGATTCCGTGATCCATCCGGCAATGGCTGGAAAATGATCGAGCGACCAGCGAAGGAGCGGGTGGCGCACTGA
- a CDS encoding AraC family transcriptional regulator, protein MSQSPELLRRLLRAMDQIDRASHEDWPVLRLAEVSAVSPAHFARAFKQAFGVPPHRYLLSRRIERAVALLRETDLPVTEIAALTGWVSLGTFGRIFRDIAGDSPRAVRERERSKLDARAPMPECHARAAQRPDLKTAVLEKRRRAALDSVSPTTEEGL, encoded by the coding sequence ATGTCCCAGAGCCCTGAACTGCTGCGTCGCCTGCTGCGTGCCATGGACCAGATCGACCGGGCCAGCCACGAAGACTGGCCGGTGCTGCGCCTCGCGGAAGTCAGCGCGGTTTCGCCGGCCCACTTTGCACGCGCGTTCAAGCAGGCCTTCGGCGTACCTCCTCACCGCTACCTGCTCAGCCGCCGCATCGAGCGCGCGGTCGCCCTGTTGCGGGAGACCGATCTTCCTGTCACCGAGATCGCTGCACTGACCGGCTGGGTCAGCCTCGGCACGTTCGGGCGCATCTTTCGCGACATTGCCGGCGACAGCCCACGGGCGGTCCGCGAGCGCGAGCGCAGCAAGCTGGATGCCCGTGCGCCGATGCCGGAATGCCATGCGCGTGCCGCGCAGCGCCCCGACCTGAAGACCGCAGTTTTGGAGAAGCGACGCCGCGCCGCGCTTGATAGCGTGAGCCCCACTACAGAGGAGGGGTTATGA
- a CDS encoding response regulator: MPHFDRILVVDDNAATRYSVRRVLEHHCYSVSEAATGQEGLDRLAGSEFGAVVLDVNLPDMSGFDVVRQLRSQARTQLLPVVHVSAASIATGDMITGLDNGADGYLIHPVDPDVLLATLRSLLRARRAEEALRDADARFQEIFSQVNAPIAVLDEQLQVHESNPAFARLLSDADANGSLFAMMGSNKEFVLDLQDALARQERWQGVLVIAGRQGLRTTQWRLTPDRRTGHGLVVVEDVTEHHVRARAQRAELETATSELAHQIAERTRTEGELLQAQKMDSLGQLTGGIAHDFNNLLTTIISGLDMIELAVASSRLEKVPQYSSIAAASAQRAAALTQRMLAFARKQPLDSRPFDLVARTRSLEDLLRRSIGENIELEFELGEEPLVAIADVNQFENVVLNLVINARDALAGRGLIRLRAEACEVQRENKLTPGRYVSLKVIDNGPGIPLDLLDKVFEPFFTTKPQGEGTGLGLSMTYGFARQSGGVARIASEPGEGTEIELLLPAGEPVQTDASIDQAAPPRGQSERILLVDDTDSVRMMVGEMLSEAGYQVTLAADARQALRQLRHDPAFDLLLSDVGLPGMDGRELADAAREINPVLPVLFITGYTERAAVRETFLGTGMSLLPKPFSLLELMAAVRAAL; encoded by the coding sequence ATGCCCCACTTTGATCGCATACTGGTGGTGGACGACAACGCGGCCACGCGGTATTCCGTGCGGCGCGTGCTGGAGCACCATTGCTACAGCGTAAGTGAAGCCGCCACCGGGCAGGAGGGGCTTGACCGGCTGGCCGGCTCGGAGTTCGGCGCGGTGGTGCTGGACGTCAACCTGCCGGACATGAGCGGCTTCGACGTGGTGCGCCAGCTGCGTTCGCAGGCGCGCACCCAGCTGCTGCCGGTAGTGCACGTTTCGGCCGCCTCCATTGCTACCGGCGACATGATCACCGGCCTGGACAACGGCGCCGATGGATACCTGATCCACCCGGTGGACCCGGATGTCCTGCTGGCGACCCTGCGCAGCCTGCTGCGCGCGCGCCGGGCCGAAGAAGCATTGCGTGACGCAGACGCGCGGTTCCAGGAGATCTTCAGCCAGGTCAACGCGCCCATTGCCGTGCTCGATGAGCAGCTGCAGGTCCACGAGAGCAATCCCGCGTTCGCGCGCCTGCTCAGCGACGCCGATGCCAATGGCTCCCTGTTTGCCATGATGGGCAGCAACAAGGAGTTTGTGCTGGACCTGCAGGACGCACTGGCCCGGCAGGAGCGCTGGCAGGGCGTGCTGGTCATCGCGGGCCGGCAGGGCCTGCGCACCACGCAATGGCGGCTGACGCCGGACCGCCGCACCGGCCATGGGCTGGTAGTGGTGGAAGATGTGACCGAGCATCACGTGCGCGCCCGCGCACAGCGCGCCGAACTGGAAACAGCCACCAGCGAGCTGGCCCACCAGATCGCCGAGCGCACCCGTACCGAAGGCGAGCTGCTGCAGGCACAGAAGATGGATTCGCTGGGCCAGTTGACCGGCGGCATCGCCCATGATTTCAACAACCTGCTGACCACCATCATCTCCGGCCTGGACATGATCGAGCTGGCCGTTGCCTCTTCCCGGCTGGAAAAGGTGCCCCAGTACAGCAGCATTGCCGCCGCATCGGCCCAGCGCGCCGCCGCCCTGACCCAGCGCATGCTGGCGTTCGCGCGCAAGCAGCCGCTGGATTCGCGTCCCTTCGACCTGGTCGCACGCACGCGCTCGCTGGAAGACCTGCTGCGCCGCTCGATCGGCGAGAACATCGAGCTGGAGTTCGAGCTGGGCGAGGAACCGCTGGTGGCCATCGCCGACGTCAACCAGTTCGAGAACGTGGTGTTGAACCTGGTCATCAATGCCCGCGACGCACTTGCGGGCCGCGGCCTGATCCGACTGCGCGCCGAAGCCTGCGAGGTCCAGCGGGAGAACAAGTTGACGCCGGGCCGCTATGTCAGCCTCAAGGTGATCGACAACGGGCCGGGCATCCCGCTGGACCTGCTGGACAAGGTCTTTGAACCCTTCTTTACCACCAAGCCGCAGGGCGAGGGCACCGGGCTGGGCCTGTCGATGACCTATGGTTTCGCGCGGCAGTCAGGCGGGGTGGCGCGCATCGCCAGCGAGCCGGGCGAGGGGACTGAGATTGAATTGCTGCTGCCTGCCGGTGAACCGGTCCAGACCGATGCCAGCATCGACCAGGCCGCCCCCCCACGTGGCCAGTCCGAGCGCATCCTGCTGGTGGATGACACCGATTCGGTCCGGATGATGGTCGGCGAGATGCTGTCCGAGGCCGGCTACCAGGTCACGCTGGCGGCGGATGCCCGCCAGGCGCTGCGCCAGCTGAGGCATGACCCCGCATTCGACCTGCTGCTGTCCGACGTCGGCCTGCCGGGCATGGACGGGCGCGAACTGGCCGATGCCGCGCGCGAGATCAATCCGGTACTGCCGGTGCTGTTCATCACCGGCTATACGGAGCGCGCCGCGGTGCGCGAGACCTTCCTCGGGACCGGCATGAGCCTGCTGCCCAAGCCGTTCAGCCTGCTGGAACTGATGGCCGCCGTGCGCGCGGCGCTGTAG
- a CDS encoding ATP-binding protein, giving the protein MGQEQMQEENARLAAENAALRAELEETNQGVLALYAELDQQAVQLREVSDLKSRFLSYMSHEFRTPLGSILSMTRLLEDGFDGPLNDEQLRQVRFVSASASELREMVDDLLDLAKIEAGRITISPGWFDLMDLFAALRGMFRPLVESNQRIELVFEDPPPLPMLYTDDKKLAQILRNYISNAIKFTPEGQVVVSARMESEVEVRFTVRDTGIGIAQELLPALFEDFVQVDSPLQKRLRGTGLGLSLCKRFAELLGGRVAVESLPGSGSAFHVILPVALDEATEAANAPL; this is encoded by the coding sequence ATGGGGCAGGAGCAAATGCAGGAAGAAAACGCGCGCCTGGCGGCCGAGAATGCCGCGTTGCGGGCGGAGCTGGAAGAAACCAACCAGGGCGTGCTGGCGCTGTATGCCGAGCTGGACCAGCAGGCGGTGCAGCTGCGCGAGGTGTCCGATCTCAAGAGCCGGTTCCTGTCCTACATGAGCCATGAGTTCCGCACGCCGCTGGGCTCCATCCTCAGCATGACCCGGTTGCTTGAGGACGGCTTCGACGGGCCGCTCAACGATGAACAGCTGCGCCAGGTGCGCTTCGTCAGCGCCTCGGCTTCGGAGCTGCGCGAGATGGTGGACGACCTGCTGGACCTGGCCAAGATCGAGGCGGGCCGCATCACGATCTCGCCGGGCTGGTTCGACCTGATGGACCTGTTCGCCGCCCTGCGCGGCATGTTCAGGCCGCTGGTGGAGAGCAACCAGCGCATCGAGCTGGTGTTCGAGGATCCGCCGCCGCTGCCGATGCTCTACACCGACGACAAGAAGCTGGCACAGATCCTGCGCAACTATATTTCCAACGCCATCAAGTTCACCCCGGAGGGGCAGGTGGTGGTGTCGGCGAGGATGGAAAGCGAGGTCGAGGTCCGCTTCACCGTGCGCGACACCGGCATCGGCATCGCGCAGGAGCTGCTGCCAGCGCTGTTCGAAGACTTCGTGCAGGTGGATTCGCCGCTGCAGAAGCGCCTGCGCGGCACCGGCCTGGGCCTGTCGCTGTGCAAGCGCTTTGCCGAACTGCTTGGTGGCCGCGTTGCGGTGGAAAGCCTGCCCGGCAGCGGCTCCGCCTTCCATGTCATCCTGCCGGTAGCACTGGACGAGGCGACGGAGGCCGCCAATGCCCCACTTTGA
- a CDS encoding ATP-binding protein, producing MDVSFSGHVTRVVAVEESTQVGQVRREALALAARIGFDETDSGRVALAASELASNLLRHGGGGKVHLSVVQGRDARGIELYTVDAGPGFVLSQALVEGYSTGGSQGLGLGAVKRQAALLDSWSDARGTIVVARIYPDRAGPRVDLAYGALRLAMRGEEACGDAWHLSVREGQATLTVIDGLGHGLPATDAAQAGTRAAAEAGVESPNPLIEALHRAMSGTRGGAVAVATLPLAGGELQFSGIGNINAGIADAATYRGLASMPGIVGVQYRKAQAFNVHAAHGTLLLMHSDGLQGRWRLQDYPGLVHRHPALVVAVLQRDFDRGRDDASIVALRMGAW from the coding sequence ATGGACGTGAGTTTCTCCGGCCACGTCACCCGCGTCGTGGCCGTGGAGGAATCGACCCAGGTCGGACAGGTGCGCCGTGAGGCGCTGGCCCTGGCGGCGCGGATCGGTTTCGATGAAACGGACAGCGGCCGGGTTGCACTGGCGGCCAGCGAGCTTGCCAGCAATCTGCTGCGCCATGGCGGTGGCGGCAAGGTCCATCTTTCGGTCGTGCAGGGGCGCGACGCCCGTGGTATCGAGCTGTACACCGTGGACGCTGGTCCCGGCTTCGTGCTTTCGCAGGCGCTGGTGGAAGGCTATTCCACCGGCGGCAGCCAGGGCCTGGGCTTGGGGGCGGTCAAGCGCCAGGCGGCGCTGCTCGACAGCTGGTCGGATGCGCGTGGCACGATCGTCGTCGCCCGCATCTATCCTGATCGTGCCGGTCCACGCGTTGACCTCGCCTATGGCGCCCTGCGCCTTGCCATGCGGGGTGAAGAAGCCTGCGGCGATGCCTGGCACCTGTCGGTGCGCGAAGGGCAGGCAACGCTGACCGTGATCGATGGCCTGGGCCACGGCCTGCCTGCGACCGATGCGGCGCAGGCCGGCACGCGCGCGGCCGCGGAGGCGGGCGTGGAGTCACCGAATCCGCTGATTGAAGCGCTGCACCGGGCCATGTCGGGCACCCGCGGCGGCGCCGTCGCCGTGGCGACCCTGCCGCTGGCCGGGGGTGAGCTGCAGTTTTCCGGGATCGGCAACATCAATGCCGGCATTGCCGACGCCGCGACCTACCGCGGCCTGGCCTCGATGCCCGGCATCGTCGGCGTGCAGTACCGCAAGGCACAGGCATTCAACGTTCACGCCGCGCACGGCACCCTGCTGCTGATGCACAGCGATGGGCTGCAGGGACGCTGGCGGTTGCAGGACTATCCGGGCCTGGTGCATCGCCACCCGGCCCTGGTGGTGGCCGTGCTGCAGCGTGATTTCGACCGTGGGCGTGACGATGCCAGCATCGTTGCCCTGCGCATGGGAGCGTGGTGA
- a CDS encoding anti-sigma regulatory factor, with protein sequence MTARQGTLPVRVEQDVVLARQAVRQAAVACGLRLVDQTKLVTAASELARNTVIYGGGGQMDWELLDEGLRRGVRLVFSDQGPGIANIEQALTDGWSSGKGMGLGLSGSRRLVDVFELDSAPGQGTRITITKWT encoded by the coding sequence ATGACCGCACGCCAGGGGACGTTACCGGTGCGGGTGGAGCAGGACGTCGTGCTGGCCCGCCAGGCCGTGCGCCAGGCCGCGGTGGCCTGCGGGCTGCGCCTGGTCGACCAGACCAAGCTGGTGACCGCAGCCAGTGAGCTGGCGCGCAACACCGTCATCTACGGCGGTGGCGGGCAGATGGACTGGGAACTGCTGGATGAAGGGCTGCGCCGTGGCGTGCGCCTGGTGTTCTCCGACCAGGGCCCCGGCATTGCCAACATCGAGCAGGCGTTGACCGATGGCTGGTCGTCGGGCAAGGGCATGGGCCTGGGCCTGTCCGGCTCCCGGCGGCTGGTGGATGTCTTTGAGCTGGACAGTGCACCGGGCCAGGGCACGCGCATCACCATCACCAAATGGACGTGA
- a CDS encoding STAS domain-containing protein, whose translation MDRIPILQMGDLLLVTIQVDMHDQLALNLQDDLSERIRRTSARGVLIDISSLDIVDSFIGRMIATISALSRVMDATTVVVGMQPAVAITLVELGLDLSGVRTALNVERGMKLLRQSDEAP comes from the coding sequence ATGGACCGCATCCCGATCCTGCAGATGGGCGACCTGCTGCTGGTCACCATCCAGGTGGACATGCACGACCAGCTGGCCCTGAACCTGCAGGACGACCTCAGCGAGCGCATCCGCCGCACGTCCGCGCGCGGCGTGCTGATCGACATCTCCTCGCTGGACATCGTCGATTCCTTCATCGGCCGCATGATCGCCACTATTTCCGCGCTGTCGCGGGTGATGGATGCGACCACCGTCGTGGTGGGCATGCAGCCGGCCGTAGCCATCACCCTGGTCGAGCTGGGGCTGGACCTGAGCGGCGTACGCACGGCATTGAACGTGGAGCGCGGCATGAAGCTGCTGCGCCAGAGTGATGAAGCGCCATGA
- a CDS encoding STAS domain-containing protein, whose amino-acid sequence MAALQQRTIDLIREHQSTLIAQWRDNLNAAGQNDDSRIGARDLDIQVNEFWQLLLPALSAVDAANLHGGEWQGIRHFLEDLSRDRAIKGFSSSETATFIFSLKRPLFQLLQQHHSGDPQSLGEQLWSISELLDVLGLHTVKAFQRTREDVIQRQQEEMLELSTPVVKLWDGVLALPMIGTLDSQRTQVVMESLLQRIVDTGSEIAIIDITGVPTVDTLVAQHLLKTVTAIRLMGADAIISGVRPQIAQTIVHLGLDLQGIVTKANLADALALALKRNGVTVSQANR is encoded by the coding sequence ATGGCGGCATTGCAGCAGCGCACCATCGATCTCATCCGCGAGCATCAGTCGACCCTGATCGCGCAGTGGCGGGACAACCTCAACGCCGCCGGGCAGAACGACGACAGCCGCATCGGCGCGCGCGACCTGGACATCCAGGTCAACGAATTCTGGCAACTGCTGCTGCCCGCCCTGTCGGCGGTCGATGCAGCCAACCTGCATGGCGGCGAATGGCAGGGCATCCGCCATTTCCTCGAAGATCTCTCGCGCGACCGCGCGATCAAGGGTTTCAGCTCGTCGGAGACGGCCACCTTCATCTTCTCGCTGAAGCGGCCGCTGTTCCAGCTGCTGCAGCAGCACCACAGCGGTGACCCGCAGTCGCTCGGCGAGCAGCTGTGGTCGATCTCCGAACTGCTGGACGTGCTGGGCCTGCACACCGTGAAGGCGTTCCAGCGCACCCGCGAGGATGTCATCCAGCGCCAGCAGGAAGAAATGCTGGAACTCTCCACCCCGGTGGTGAAGCTCTGGGATGGCGTGCTGGCGTTGCCGATGATCGGCACGCTGGATTCGCAGCGGACCCAGGTGGTGATGGAATCGCTGCTGCAGCGGATCGTCGATACCGGCTCGGAAATCGCCATCATCGACATCACCGGCGTGCCCACCGTGGATACGCTGGTTGCCCAGCACCTGCTGAAGACCGTCACCGCCATCCGCCTGATGGGTGCCGACGCCATCATCAGCGGCGTGCGTCCGCAGATCGCGCAGACCATCGTGCACCTGGGCCTGGACCTGCAGGGCATCGTCACCAAGGCCAACCTGGCCGACGCACTGGCCCTGGCGCTGAAGCGGAACGGCGTGACCGTCAGCCAGGCCAACCGCTGA